Proteins from a single region of Zavarzinella sp.:
- a CDS encoding amidohydrolase family protein, with protein MPGMESVEVLGFNMKLIGKRSKKKVLISAGKEADKIRMFPALEKLSRLNVEFFATPGTYRFLQDRQIPCEQIHKIADRREPNIRSFLNDNRLDLVINVLTGNNDYDETSDCNLIRRLAIENGIPLFTDVDVALMTIEQIVQKDSEGHYRYKVDDRTRPWDMQTEFLKLVGEQGGFANYHAHFDKAYLISLENLRLSMVDMQKKWDLYKHLKENYTHEDLVERISRGLQKMIDQGVAYCRTMVDADSIVGTKAVEAALEVKKKFAKEIIFEIGVQPLQGVLDPQSREMFEAACSMADLVGGLPSRDRPTPEKHLDIIMSIAKNLGKRLDVHVDQENNPYEIETEMLARKTIEHGMEGRVSGIHAISVSAKAASEQDKIIKLVKDAGVSIICCPSAALSMRQLDMPAPLHNSIAPVTKLLEAGVPVYLGVDNVYDLFMPFVDGDMWFESRLLMEACRLYDIDQVVKIVTDKTGYDPTPKTAA; from the coding sequence ATGCCGGGTATGGAATCAGTCGAAGTTCTTGGCTTCAATATGAAGCTGATCGGAAAACGGTCAAAAAAGAAAGTGCTCATTTCTGCGGGAAAAGAAGCAGACAAGATTCGAATGTTTCCCGCTCTGGAAAAATTATCGCGGCTGAATGTGGAGTTTTTTGCCACCCCGGGAACCTACCGGTTTTTGCAGGACCGCCAGATTCCGTGCGAACAAATCCACAAAATTGCCGATCGTCGCGAACCAAATATCCGCTCATTTTTGAACGATAATCGGCTCGATCTGGTGATCAATGTGCTGACGGGCAATAATGATTACGATGAAACCAGCGATTGCAACCTGATTCGTCGATTGGCAATCGAAAACGGCATCCCACTGTTCACTGATGTGGATGTGGCGCTGATGACCATTGAGCAGATTGTCCAGAAGGACTCGGAAGGCCACTACCGGTATAAGGTGGACGACCGGACCCGTCCGTGGGACATGCAGACGGAATTTCTGAAATTAGTCGGCGAGCAGGGCGGGTTTGCCAATTACCACGCCCACTTCGATAAAGCGTATCTGATTTCACTGGAAAATCTGCGGCTCAGCATGGTCGATATGCAGAAAAAGTGGGATCTGTACAAGCACTTGAAGGAAAATTACACCCACGAAGACCTGGTGGAACGCATCAGCCGTGGTTTGCAGAAAATGATCGATCAGGGGGTGGCTTACTGTCGCACGATGGTGGATGCGGACAGTATTGTGGGCACAAAAGCGGTCGAAGCGGCTCTGGAAGTGAAGAAAAAGTTCGCCAAAGAGATTATTTTTGAAATTGGGGTGCAGCCACTGCAAGGTGTACTCGACCCGCAAAGTCGCGAGATGTTTGAAGCGGCATGTTCCATGGCCGACCTGGTGGGTGGGCTGCCATCCCGTGATCGCCCCACGCCCGAGAAACACCTGGATATTATCATGTCGATTGCCAAAAACCTGGGTAAGCGACTGGATGTCCATGTCGACCAGGAAAACAACCCCTATGAAATTGAAACAGAAATGCTGGCCCGCAAAACCATTGAACATGGCATGGAAGGTCGTGTATCCGGCATTCATGCAATTTCTGTTTCTGCGAAGGCCGCTTCGGAACAGGACAAAATCATTAAGCTGGTGAAAGATGCGGGTGTCAGCATTATTTGCTGCCCGTCTGCGGCACTTAGCATGCGTCAGTTGGATATGCCCGCACCACTACACAATTCGATTGCCCCAGTCACCAAACTGCTGGAAGCGGGAGTGCCAGTTTACCTCGGGGTGGATAATGTGTACGACCTGTTTATGCCATTTGTCGATGGGGATATGTGGTTTGAATCCCGGCTGCTGATGGAAGCCTGCCGCCTGTACGATATCGATCAGGTGGTGAAAATTGTCACCGACAAAACGGGCTACGATCCCACACCCAAAACCGCTGCCTGA
- a CDS encoding DUF4058 family protein, whose protein sequence is MPMHDWTRVEAGIYHDFHLEWISSIKQALNRGLLPSDYYALAEQIAVGFGPDVLTLQEVDEEDPPSTGGTLLQMKPRTRFFAEEIPDDKRRTSRISVRHVSGDRVIAVIEIVSPGNKSSRNSFEDFVDKAITLLQKRVHLLLLDPFPPTNRDPAGIHDAIWEEYTVKKFALPPEQQLTMVAYEASTPTRAYIETLAVGEPLPEMPLFLAPGLHVPVPLEVTYQAAWEQVPARWQREIAGTN, encoded by the coding sequence ATGCCAATGCACGACTGGACAAGAGTAGAAGCTGGTATTTACCACGATTTTCATTTGGAATGGATATCATCCATCAAACAAGCACTCAATCGTGGTTTGCTGCCTTCTGATTACTACGCACTGGCAGAACAGATTGCGGTTGGATTTGGTCCCGATGTCTTGACCCTTCAGGAAGTTGACGAAGAAGACCCTCCTTCCACTGGGGGAACATTACTGCAAATGAAGCCCCGAACCCGCTTTTTTGCAGAAGAAATACCCGACGATAAAAGACGCACCAGCCGGATTTCTGTGCGGCATGTCAGCGGAGATCGCGTCATTGCGGTCATCGAAATTGTTTCTCCTGGCAACAAAAGCAGCCGCAATTCGTTTGAAGATTTTGTGGATAAAGCGATCACATTATTGCAAAAACGAGTTCATTTGCTTTTGCTGGATCCATTCCCACCCACCAATCGAGATCCAGCGGGCATTCACGATGCGATCTGGGAGGAATATACGGTCAAAAAATTTGCACTGCCTCCAGAACAACAACTGACAATGGTAGCGTATGAGGCATCCACTCCCACGCGGGCCTATATTGAAACACTGGCAGTGGGAGAACCCTTGCCCGAAATGCCACTGTTCCTTGCACCCGGATTACACGTTCCAGTACCGTTAGAAGTCACCTATCAGGCTGCATGGGAACAGGTTCCTGCACGTTGGCAACGGGAAATCGCCGGCACGAATTAA
- a CDS encoding ABC transporter permease, whose amino-acid sequence MLGPLFNRELQTVPRRERHHLVRAAALLFLWVLGITAWQAAVGFQRDASLGEIARFGPLLFQIAALMELTLLMFFSVVSASSTVSQEKDRKTFLLLLMTDLKDYEIVLGKMLGSLLPIVTLFTVTIPFYMFLLLLGGIGLQQILQAMVIMFATAIAAGSLGALIALWRDKTYQSLALSVLALMLYLMLVQGVRLLGNLAFPSPAWAQFAGYFDPFTALIRVLKATDQSVVPSAWIFLAVMSGITIFLNSFGILKLRKWNPSGETIKRSEIEDSEEMDAEQRAKAHAAPGKIREVWENPILWREMKTLAYGRKPLLIKLAYGIVLALICYYGFGQLQSNFDRPDYVAAYGLVPITVLTMLLVAAQAVTSITSERDGKCLDLLLVTDLKPKEFIFGKLLGVLYNTKEFIIPPLLVALYYGYRGTLAYTAPDESVLMKNFAPTLALVGTITILISFVLTLGLHVALRTENSRLAVVNTLGTVFFISIGTLISIYLIVINGGSLGNQLLSFSAFLGLGIGGLWFVFSGDRPAPALTIAAFLCPLAVFYSVLNILIGKPGSLESSDPLVPAMVIASAFGFTMSAFLVPLLTEFDVALGRTTANE is encoded by the coding sequence TTGTTAGGACCGTTGTTTAATCGAGAACTGCAGACAGTCCCCCGGCGAGAACGCCACCACCTGGTGCGTGCGGCAGCCCTGCTGTTTCTGTGGGTGCTGGGAATTACCGCCTGGCAGGCTGCAGTGGGCTTTCAACGCGATGCCTCGTTGGGCGAAATTGCCCGATTTGGCCCCTTGCTTTTTCAGATTGCCGCTCTAATGGAACTAACCCTGTTGATGTTCTTTTCGGTGGTATCAGCATCCAGCACCGTTTCGCAGGAAAAAGACCGCAAAACCTTTCTGCTGCTTCTGATGACCGATCTGAAGGATTACGAGATCGTTCTGGGGAAAATGCTGGGCAGCTTGTTGCCCATCGTCACCTTATTCACGGTGACCATTCCTTTTTACATGTTTCTACTGCTACTTGGTGGGATCGGCCTGCAGCAGATTCTGCAGGCAATGGTCATCATGTTTGCCACCGCAATTGCTGCGGGGTCTCTGGGGGCATTAATTGCCCTCTGGCGGGACAAAACTTATCAATCTCTGGCACTGTCGGTATTGGCGTTAATGCTGTACCTGATGCTGGTGCAAGGGGTTCGGTTACTGGGTAATCTGGCCTTTCCTTCTCCTGCGTGGGCTCAGTTTGCTGGATATTTTGATCCCTTTACCGCACTGATCCGCGTTTTGAAAGCCACAGACCAATCGGTAGTGCCGAGTGCCTGGATATTCCTCGCCGTGATGAGTGGGATCACCATTTTCCTGAACTCCTTTGGTATCCTGAAGTTACGGAAATGGAATCCATCTGGCGAAACCATCAAACGCAGCGAAATTGAAGATTCTGAGGAAATGGATGCTGAACAGCGGGCAAAAGCCCATGCAGCACCTGGTAAAATCCGCGAAGTGTGGGAGAATCCCATCCTCTGGCGGGAAATGAAGACGCTGGCATACGGTCGCAAGCCGCTTCTCATTAAACTGGCCTACGGGATTGTGCTGGCACTGATCTGTTATTACGGTTTTGGGCAGTTACAAAGCAATTTCGATCGCCCAGACTACGTTGCAGCCTACGGATTGGTGCCCATCACTGTGCTGACGATGTTGCTGGTAGCCGCACAAGCAGTCACTTCGATTACGTCGGAGCGGGATGGCAAATGCCTCGATTTGCTGCTAGTAACCGATTTGAAACCGAAAGAGTTTATTTTCGGCAAACTACTTGGGGTGCTGTACAACACCAAAGAATTTATCATCCCACCACTCCTGGTGGCGCTCTACTACGGCTACCGTGGCACTCTTGCCTATACGGCACCAGATGAATCGGTGTTGATGAAGAATTTTGCCCCCACCCTGGCATTGGTGGGCACCATCACCATTCTCATTAGTTTCGTGCTGACGCTGGGCCTCCACGTCGCACTTCGTACGGAAAACAGTCGCTTGGCGGTGGTTAACACCCTGGGGACGGTTTTCTTCATCTCGATTGGCACACTGATCAGCATTTACCTGATTGTGATTAACGGGGGCAGCCTGGGCAATCAGCTCCTCAGTTTCAGTGCCTTTCTGGGCCTGGGCATCGGAGGCTTGTGGTTTGTCTTTTCAGGAGATCGCCCCGCCCCTGCACTGACGATTGCTGCATTTTTGTGCCCGCTGGCGGTCTTTTATTCGGTGTTGAATATTCTCATTGGGAAGCCGGGCTCTTTGGAATCCAGCGACCCACTGGTGCCTGCAATGGTCATCGCCAGTGCGTTTGGCTTTACGATGTCGGCCTTTCTGGTGCCACTGCTGACAGAGTTTGACGTGGCACTCGGCCGCACCACTGCGAATGAGTGA
- the mch gene encoding methenyltetrahydromethanopterin cyclohydrolase → MSVLNKSANLLAQDFLQNTTRYRCEVATFPRMTLIDCGAHTLGSLAAGLQLARICLGGAAEVTLQSSELGHGIAVYSDAPLAACLGSQYAGWQMSYGKYFAMASGPMRAILAEETIFEEYPHLVEQSPVAVGALETRKLPTEEVCQAILAELPDTVEQCVLAVAPAASIAGNIQVVARCLETALHKLHALNFPLDTIVSGIGWAPLPPVAKDEISAIGRTNDAILYGGKVDLYVQAKEKDQAAQLDELIAEIGPRVPAGSSPDYGRPFVEIFQRYNGNFYELDPLLFSPAQISFNNLHTGRVSSFGERNGAVLQRSFASE, encoded by the coding sequence ATGTCTGTACTCAATAAATCTGCTAATCTGCTTGCCCAGGATTTTCTTCAGAACACCACACGTTATCGCTGTGAAGTGGCGACTTTTCCACGCATGACTTTGATTGATTGTGGGGCACACACGCTGGGTAGTCTTGCAGCAGGCCTGCAATTAGCCCGGATCTGCCTGGGTGGTGCTGCAGAAGTTACTCTGCAAAGCAGCGAACTGGGGCACGGTATTGCGGTCTATTCCGATGCCCCACTTGCAGCTTGCCTGGGTTCACAATACGCAGGCTGGCAGATGAGCTACGGCAAATACTTTGCAATGGCCTCCGGCCCGATGCGGGCAATTCTTGCCGAAGAAACAATCTTCGAGGAATACCCCCACCTGGTAGAACAGTCACCTGTTGCCGTGGGTGCGCTGGAAACCAGAAAACTGCCCACGGAAGAAGTTTGTCAGGCAATTCTGGCCGAACTGCCAGATACTGTCGAGCAATGTGTGCTGGCAGTGGCACCTGCAGCCAGTATTGCCGGGAATATTCAGGTTGTTGCACGGTGCCTCGAAACAGCACTGCATAAACTGCATGCATTGAACTTCCCACTGGATACGATTGTCAGTGGGATTGGCTGGGCTCCATTGCCACCGGTTGCTAAAGATGAAATATCCGCAATTGGACGCACAAACGATGCGATCCTGTACGGTGGTAAAGTAGACCTATATGTGCAGGCCAAAGAGAAAGACCAGGCAGCACAACTGGATGAGTTGATTGCCGAAATCGGCCCCAGGGTGCCAGCTGGCAGTTCCCCGGATTATGGTCGACCGTTTGTAGAGATTTTTCAACGCTACAATGGGAATTTCTACGAGCTCGACCCACTGCTCTTCTCACCGGCACAAATCAGCTTTAATAACTTACACACCGGACGTGTCAGTAGTTTTGGCGAACGAAATGGTGCTGTCCTGCAGCGTTCGTTCGCATCGGAATAA
- a CDS encoding peptidylprolyl isomerase: MDLESTAVELGPFRLTTKQLLAALKRSRRLQPLLVDAFTESYLVHRATNAGIKVSDEELQSHADNFRRQNGLLSPEQVQNWFKANGITQNDFALGLSRDLMISKFRDQLATPFIDKTFEDNKHHFELVTLRRLVVADQNHATELKDQILSNMTTFADAATQHSIDQQTKAAGGQMAPVRRRELLPALQEPIFAAEIGSTVGPFAAGNAWVLFEVQERTPAILDDTLRTQLKKEIFDRWLQQEYSKAKFDFPILAEGALD; the protein is encoded by the coding sequence ATGGATCTGGAAAGTACTGCCGTAGAATTAGGACCGTTTCGCCTTACCACCAAGCAACTGCTTGCCGCACTGAAACGGTCGCGTCGCCTGCAGCCCTTGCTGGTGGATGCCTTTACGGAAAGCTACCTTGTCCACCGGGCAACCAACGCGGGCATTAAAGTATCGGATGAAGAATTGCAGTCGCACGCGGATAACTTTCGCAGACAGAATGGCTTACTCAGCCCGGAACAGGTGCAGAACTGGTTCAAAGCAAATGGGATTACCCAGAACGACTTTGCCCTGGGACTGAGCCGTGATCTGATGATCAGCAAATTTCGCGATCAGTTAGCCACGCCATTTATTGACAAAACCTTTGAAGATAACAAACACCACTTCGAACTGGTTACCCTTCGTCGACTGGTGGTGGCAGATCAGAATCATGCAACGGAACTGAAAGATCAGATTCTGTCGAACATGACCACGTTTGCAGATGCGGCCACCCAGCATTCGATTGACCAGCAAACCAAAGCCGCAGGTGGGCAGATGGCACCTGTCAGACGTCGGGAATTATTGCCGGCACTGCAGGAACCAATTTTTGCAGCAGAAATCGGCAGCACCGTGGGGCCTTTTGCCGCCGGGAATGCGTGGGTACTGTTTGAAGTGCAGGAACGCACCCCGGCAATCCTGGATGACACGTTACGCACCCAGTTGAAGAAAGAAATCTTCGACCGTTGGCTGCAACAGGAATACAGTAAAGCGAAGTTTGACTTCCCCATCCTTGCTGAAGGTGCACTGGATTAG
- a CDS encoding sulfatase produces the protein MKLTTGLAVLCLIFSQQFAEGAEKRPPNVIVIFADDLGYGDLGCYGHPEIRTPHLDKLAADGVRFTSFYVAASVCTPSRAGILTGRLPVRTGMCSDKRRVLFPNSAGGLPASELTIAEVLKTRGYATAAIGKWHLGHLPEFLPTRQGFDSYFGIPYSNDMDRVNDSPMGREAFWKPKSEYWNVPILENEKVVERPARQETITKRYTERAVEFIQANKEKPFFIYLAHSLPHVPLFASDSFLGKSPRGLYGDVVEEIDWSVGQIQKAVKDAQLDDNTLIVFTSDNGPWLIFNEHGGSAGLLREGKGCTWEGGMRVPGIMKWTGKIRAGQVSADIVSSLDILPTAAALAGAKLPENLVLDGYDLSKFLTEQAPCPRQEMFYYRGTHLYAVRQGAWKAHFRTQTAYGKDDLAIHQTPVLNHLTVDPSEKYNVAQKHPEVIEKINHLVQQHEKSMLCAPTQLEKMIQNKK, from the coding sequence AAAAACGCCCACCCAACGTGATTGTGATCTTTGCAGATGACCTGGGCTATGGTGACCTTGGGTGCTACGGTCATCCGGAAATCCGCACCCCACACCTGGATAAGCTGGCGGCAGATGGGGTTCGATTTACCAGTTTTTATGTGGCAGCTTCTGTTTGCACGCCCAGCCGGGCGGGCATTCTGACGGGCAGGTTGCCTGTTCGCACCGGGATGTGCAGTGACAAACGTCGCGTGCTGTTCCCCAATTCTGCAGGTGGGCTGCCTGCCAGTGAACTGACGATTGCCGAAGTGCTGAAAACACGTGGCTATGCTACTGCAGCGATTGGCAAATGGCACCTGGGGCATCTGCCGGAGTTTTTGCCCACCAGACAGGGGTTTGATAGCTACTTTGGCATCCCTTATTCCAACGACATGGACCGTGTGAACGATTCCCCGATGGGGCGGGAGGCGTTCTGGAAACCGAAGAGCGAATACTGGAATGTGCCGATACTCGAAAACGAAAAAGTAGTGGAACGTCCCGCACGCCAGGAAACAATAACCAAACGCTATACGGAACGGGCGGTTGAATTCATTCAGGCGAATAAAGAGAAGCCGTTTTTCATTTATCTGGCACATTCGCTGCCCCACGTGCCGCTGTTTGCTTCGGACAGTTTTCTGGGCAAAAGCCCACGTGGGCTGTACGGGGATGTGGTGGAAGAAATTGATTGGAGCGTGGGACAGATCCAGAAAGCAGTTAAAGATGCCCAGCTTGATGACAATACCCTCATTGTTTTCACCAGCGATAACGGACCGTGGCTGATCTTCAACGAACACGGCGGCAGCGCGGGGTTATTGCGTGAAGGGAAAGGCTGCACCTGGGAAGGTGGCATGCGGGTGCCGGGCATCATGAAGTGGACTGGGAAGATCCGTGCGGGGCAGGTTTCGGCAGATATCGTGTCTTCTTTGGATATTCTGCCCACGGCGGCTGCGTTGGCGGGTGCCAAGCTACCGGAAAACCTGGTGCTGGATGGCTACGATCTGAGCAAATTCCTGACGGAACAGGCCCCCTGCCCACGTCAGGAGATGTTTTACTATCGTGGCACCCATCTTTATGCAGTTCGGCAGGGTGCCTGGAAGGCTCATTTCCGCACGCAGACTGCCTATGGGAAAGACGATCTGGCAATCCATCAGACGCCGGTACTGAACCACCTGACAGTTGATCCATCGGAAAAGTACAATGTGGCCCAGAAGCACCCAGAAGTGATTGAAAAAATCAATCACTTGGTACAACAGCACGAGAAATCGATGCTGTGTGCTCCCACCCAACTGGAAAAGATGATTCAGAACAAGAAGTAG